The Candidatus Sulfotelmatobacter sp. genome has a window encoding:
- the rpmA gene encoding 50S ribosomal protein L27: MFRFDLQLFASKKGAGSTRNGRDSNAQRLGVKRFGGELVIPGNIIVRQRGTKFYPGVGTMIGKDHTIFAVVEGHVTFSSSRNRQHVNVVPASYGAAP; this comes from the coding sequence ATGTTCCGGTTCGACCTCCAGCTGTTCGCGTCCAAGAAGGGCGCCGGGTCCACGCGCAACGGGCGCGATTCCAACGCGCAGCGTCTGGGCGTCAAGCGCTTCGGCGGCGAGCTGGTCATCCCGGGCAACATCATCGTCCGCCAGCGCGGCACGAAGTTCTATCCCGGCGTCGGCACGATGATCGGCAAGGATCACACGATCTTCGCCGTGGTCGAGGGCCACGTGACGTTCTCGAGCTCGCGTAACCGCCAGCACGTGAACGTGGTCCCGGCGTCTTACGGCGCTGCGCCCTAG
- the obgE gene encoding GTPase ObgE produces the protein MQFIDEATIAVAAGKGGDGVVAWRREKYVPKGGPAGGDGGRGGDVVLLADPELGTLVDFRFKKQFAADSGKPGSTSNKSGRAGEDLEIRVPVGTLVTRTELDAEGARGHSRLFADLSEPYQRVRVAKGGRGGLGNQHFATAARQAPRFAYNGEPGERCELKLELKLLADAGLVGLPNAGKSTLLSVVSAARPKIADYPFTTLEPQLGVVRVAEFESFVMVDVPGLIEGAHEGAGLGDRFLRHVERTRVLVHLMDGAKPLHDVLHDKATIEAELQAWNPALLERPMLPVITKLDLPDARATFEALREDIPNLRGISAATGEGVRELLYAAWETIRNTPLPAPVHPEPAQIELVADEPFAIHVEDGIYVVSGERVERLARMTDFDSDEALARFEQILAKMGVEKRLRELGVREGDTVRIAGVEFDYS, from the coding sequence GTGCAGTTCATCGACGAGGCCACCATCGCGGTGGCGGCGGGCAAGGGCGGCGACGGCGTCGTCGCGTGGCGCCGCGAGAAGTACGTCCCCAAGGGTGGACCGGCCGGCGGTGACGGTGGGCGCGGCGGCGACGTCGTGCTGTTGGCCGACCCCGAGCTCGGAACGCTGGTCGACTTCCGTTTCAAGAAGCAGTTCGCGGCCGACTCCGGCAAGCCGGGCTCGACGTCGAACAAGTCGGGCCGCGCGGGCGAAGACCTCGAGATCCGGGTCCCGGTCGGCACGCTGGTCACCCGCACCGAGCTCGATGCCGAAGGCGCCCGCGGCCACTCGCGCCTGTTCGCCGACCTGAGCGAACCCTATCAGCGCGTGCGCGTCGCCAAAGGCGGCCGCGGCGGGCTGGGCAACCAGCACTTCGCCACCGCCGCGCGCCAAGCGCCGCGCTTCGCGTACAACGGCGAGCCCGGCGAGCGCTGCGAGCTCAAGCTCGAGCTCAAGCTGCTGGCCGACGCGGGACTGGTCGGACTGCCGAACGCCGGCAAGTCGACGCTGCTCTCCGTCGTCAGCGCGGCGCGGCCGAAGATCGCCGACTATCCGTTCACCACGCTCGAGCCGCAGCTGGGCGTCGTGCGCGTCGCCGAGTTCGAGTCGTTCGTGATGGTCGACGTGCCGGGGCTGATCGAAGGCGCGCACGAGGGCGCGGGCCTGGGCGACCGGTTCTTGCGCCACGTCGAACGCACGCGCGTGCTGGTCCACTTGATGGACGGCGCCAAGCCGCTCCACGACGTGCTGCACGACAAGGCGACGATCGAAGCCGAGCTGCAAGCGTGGAACCCGGCGCTGCTCGAGCGCCCGATGCTGCCGGTCATCACCAAGCTCGATCTGCCCGACGCGCGCGCGACGTTCGAGGCGCTGCGCGAGGACATCCCCAACTTGCGCGGCATCTCGGCCGCGACCGGTGAAGGCGTGCGCGAGCTGCTCTACGCGGCCTGGGAGACGATTCGCAACACGCCGCTGCCCGCACCGGTGCACCCGGAGCCCGCGCAGATCGAGCTGGTTGCCGACGAGCCGTTCGCCATCCACGTCGAAGACGGCATCTACGTCGTCAGCGGCGAGCGGGTCGAACGCCTGGCGCGCATGACCGACTTCGACTCCGACGAAGCGCTGGCGCGCTTCGAACAGATTCTCGCCAAGATGGGCGTCGAAAAGCGCCTGCGCGAGCTGGGCGTGCGCGAAGGCGACACGGTGCGCATCGCCGGCGTCGAGTTCGACTACAGCTAG
- a CDS encoding cytochrome P450: protein MTSATRLPVPPGPSTFTALTQLGTLRGSLTRVPGFLDRSARQYGPVTSWRMPKARWWLFDDAPSVERILTADATTIIKGRGTQRLRRLLGDGLLTSSEPLHLRQRRLVQPAFHRERVAGYAATMIDLTRQLADRLHDGETVEIDALMNRLTLRIAAKTLFSIDVADDGDTIGRALTEVLAVFPASLSAYGELLDHLQWHPITRRFNAARAQMDAVIAKVIAQRRAAGNPDYGDLLSILLTSTDEDAGAMPDALVRDEALTLLLAGHETTANALAWAWDQLARAPEAEARLHAELDQVLGDRDPEPADVPRLTFAREVMSESMRLRPPAWLMGRFSLKPLQLGGWDVPAGSVLFVSPFVTHRNPRYWKEPDAFRPERWSNGETADLPRGAYFPFGGGTRICIGEAFAWTEGVLLLATLARRFRFTALDAAPVPLDPLVTLRPGRKILMQVASRQPSPA from the coding sequence ATGACCAGCGCGACCCGTCTCCCGGTCCCGCCCGGACCGTCGACGTTCACCGCCTTGACCCAGCTGGGGACGCTGCGCGGCAGCCTCACCCGGGTGCCCGGTTTTCTCGACCGCTCGGCTCGCCAGTACGGCCCGGTCACGTCGTGGCGGATGCCCAAGGCGCGCTGGTGGCTGTTCGACGACGCCCCCTCGGTCGAACGGATCCTGACCGCCGACGCCACCACCATCATCAAAGGACGCGGCACGCAGCGGCTGCGCCGGCTGCTGGGAGACGGCCTGCTGACCAGCAGCGAGCCGCTCCACCTGCGCCAGCGGCGCCTGGTCCAGCCGGCCTTCCATCGCGAGCGGGTCGCCGGCTACGCCGCGACGATGATCGACCTGACGCGTCAGCTGGCCGATCGCCTCCACGACGGCGAGACGGTCGAGATCGACGCGCTGATGAACCGGCTGACGCTGCGCATCGCGGCCAAGACGCTGTTCTCGATCGACGTCGCGGACGACGGCGACACGATCGGCCGCGCGCTGACCGAGGTGCTGGCGGTCTTCCCGGCCTCCCTCTCGGCCTACGGCGAGCTGCTCGACCACCTGCAGTGGCACCCGATCACGCGCCGCTTCAACGCCGCCCGCGCGCAGATGGACGCGGTGATCGCCAAGGTCATCGCCCAGCGGCGCGCCGCCGGCAACCCGGACTATGGCGACCTGCTCTCGATCCTGTTGACCTCGACCGACGAGGACGCAGGGGCGATGCCCGACGCGCTGGTCCGTGACGAAGCGCTCACGCTGCTGCTGGCCGGTCACGAGACCACCGCCAACGCGCTGGCCTGGGCGTGGGATCAGCTCGCCCGGGCGCCGGAGGCCGAGGCGCGCCTGCACGCCGAGCTCGACCAGGTGCTCGGCGACCGCGACCCCGAGCCGGCCGACGTCCCGCGGCTCACGTTCGCCCGCGAGGTGATGTCGGAGTCGATGCGGCTGCGCCCGCCGGCCTGGCTGATGGGCCGCTTCTCGCTCAAACCGCTGCAGCTGGGCGGTTGGGACGTGCCGGCCGGCTCGGTCCTGTTCGTCTCGCCGTTCGTCACCCACCGCAACCCGCGCTATTGGAAGGAACCCGACGCCTTCCGGCCCGAGCGCTGGTCGAACGGCGAGACGGCCGACCTGCCGCGCGGCGCCTACTTCCCGTTCGGCGGCGGCACCCGCATCTGCATCGGCGAGGCCTTCGCCTGGACCGAGGGCGTGTTGCTGCTCGCGACGCTGGCCCGGCGTTTCCGTTTCACCGCCCTGGACGCCGCCCCGGTGCCGCTCGACCCCTTGGTCACCCTGCGGCCCGGTCGGAAAATCCTCATGCAGGTCGCATCTCGGCAGCCCTCGCCGGCCTGA
- a CDS encoding nucleoside triphosphate pyrophosphatase yields the protein MRARTYTENIAHVTPLDAVALASASPRRRQLLGSLGLRVSVVSSSYVETPLPDLDPRELALRHAAGKARGAAASDHLIVAADTVVDLDGEALGKPSDVAEARGMLRRLVGRWHVVHTAFALRDDASNRSLVEVLSTRVKFADTNEETVAAYAASGDGLDKAGAYGIQGFAATLVERIDGDYFTVVGFPLAAFAAALPRIGYRLLPPAAPAVHPEVHA from the coding sequence GTGCGCGCGCGTACGTACACTGAGAACATCGCACACGTCACGCCTCTCGACGCGGTCGCTCTGGCTAGCGCGTCGCCTCGTCGCCGCCAGTTGCTCGGATCGCTCGGGCTGCGCGTCAGCGTCGTCTCCAGCTCGTACGTGGAGACGCCGTTGCCGGATCTCGACCCGCGCGAGCTCGCGCTGCGTCATGCCGCCGGCAAGGCGCGCGGCGCGGCAGCGTCCGACCACCTGATCGTCGCCGCCGACACCGTCGTCGACCTGGACGGGGAAGCGCTCGGTAAGCCCAGCGACGTCGCCGAGGCGCGCGGGATGCTCAGGCGTTTGGTGGGCCGCTGGCACGTCGTGCACACGGCCTTCGCGCTCCGCGACGACGCCTCGAACAGGTCCTTGGTGGAAGTCCTGTCGACGCGTGTAAAGTTTGCCGATACAAATGAGGAGACGGTCGCCGCGTACGCCGCGAGCGGCGACGGTCTGGACAAAGCCGGCGCGTACGGCATCCAAGGTTTCGCGGCGACCCTGGTGGAGCGGATCGACGGCGACTACTTCACCGTGGTGGGCTTCCCACTCGCTGCTTTCGCCGCCGCCCTGCCCCGCATCGGATATCGTCTACTGCCCCCCGCCGCACCGGCGGTCCATCCCGAGGTCCACGCATGA
- the mreD gene encoding rod shape-determining protein MreD produces MSSFSRTTYRSVEIAVGPAYWPALGWTSLLALLQTTLIPLLAFRQAVPSLVTIAVVLFAVRAGARRGAALAIPAGVLEDVFTGGAGGWTLSTTLVALLVGGFSRRMFADGVVAPAVLCGGASFVRDVMYWIFQRAVGYPAGYAVQHVHTALWRALLTALVAFVWLTLRGRFVHDKTTVERYP; encoded by the coding sequence GTGTCCTCGTTCTCCCGCACGACGTATCGCAGCGTTGAGATCGCCGTCGGGCCGGCCTATTGGCCGGCCCTCGGCTGGACCTCACTGCTCGCGCTGCTGCAGACGACGCTGATCCCGCTGCTGGCCTTCCGCCAAGCGGTGCCCTCGCTGGTCACCATCGCGGTCGTGCTGTTCGCGGTGCGTGCCGGCGCGCGCCGCGGTGCCGCGCTCGCGATCCCGGCCGGCGTGCTCGAAGACGTCTTCACCGGCGGCGCCGGCGGCTGGACGCTCTCGACGACGCTGGTCGCGCTGCTCGTCGGCGGCTTCTCGCGCCGCATGTTCGCCGACGGCGTCGTCGCGCCCGCGGTGTTGTGCGGCGGCGCCTCGTTCGTGCGCGACGTCATGTACTGGATCTTCCAGCGCGCGGTCGGCTATCCGGCCGGCTACGCCGTGCAGCACGTGCACACCGCGCTGTGGCGCGCGCTGCTGACGGCACTGGTCGCCTTCGTCTGGCTCACGCTGCGCGGCCGCTTCGTCCACGACAAGACCACCGTCGAGAGGTACCCGTGA
- the lysA gene encoding diaminopimelate decarboxylase yields the protein MTDETLALDGQLGGVPARELAETYGTPLFLVDLDVLDLEIARLLEAFEPHRIGVAYAAKAFFCTALAERLAETPLRLDVCSLGELVTAERGGFPAGRIYFHGCGKTADELQAVVDRRVAFDVIDNREELERLASLASGVPVPVPVMLRLNTGIEAHTHAFIRTGGENTKFGFALGEVPAALARLAELPQLRLIGLHSHIGSQIADLAPFLANLDELLAAADRARQLGFPIEELICGGGIGVEEGPDDPRPVDLDALGAALGGRAAERGYALAVEPGRAVIARAGSSLYRVMAVKTQGRRRFVVVDGGMTDNPRPALYGARHLPEVLAAAALGPDEPATLVGRSCENDEMGDYVLPRDLAAGDLLALRITGAYTYSMASNYNRFGRPPVVFVRDGNHRRVVRGERADDVLRLDLF from the coding sequence GTGACCGACGAGACGCTCGCGCTCGACGGCCAGCTGGGCGGCGTCCCCGCCCGCGAGCTGGCCGAGACCTACGGCACGCCGCTGTTCCTCGTCGATCTGGACGTGCTCGACCTGGAGATCGCGCGGCTGCTCGAAGCGTTCGAGCCCCACCGCATCGGCGTCGCGTACGCGGCCAAGGCGTTCTTCTGCACCGCGCTGGCCGAGCGGCTGGCCGAGACCCCGCTGCGGCTGGACGTCTGTTCGCTCGGCGAGCTGGTGACCGCCGAGCGCGGCGGCTTTCCGGCCGGGCGCATCTACTTCCACGGCTGCGGCAAGACCGCCGACGAGTTGCAGGCCGTCGTCGACCGGCGCGTCGCGTTCGACGTGATCGACAACCGCGAAGAGCTCGAGCGGCTGGCGTCGCTGGCGAGCGGCGTCCCGGTGCCCGTGCCGGTGATGCTGCGCCTCAACACCGGGATCGAAGCGCACACGCATGCGTTCATCCGCACCGGCGGCGAGAACACCAAGTTCGGGTTCGCGCTCGGCGAGGTCCCGGCGGCGCTCGCACGGCTCGCCGAGCTGCCGCAGTTGCGCCTGATCGGCCTGCACTCGCACATCGGCTCGCAGATCGCCGACCTCGCGCCGTTCTTGGCCAACCTCGACGAGCTGTTGGCGGCGGCCGACCGCGCGCGCCAGCTCGGCTTCCCGATCGAGGAGCTGATCTGCGGCGGCGGCATCGGCGTGGAGGAAGGGCCCGACGACCCGCGACCGGTCGATCTCGACGCGCTCGGCGCGGCGCTGGGCGGACGGGCAGCCGAGCGCGGCTACGCGCTGGCGGTGGAACCCGGGCGCGCCGTGATCGCGCGCGCCGGCTCGTCGCTCTACCGCGTCATGGCCGTCAAGACGCAGGGGCGCCGGCGCTTCGTCGTCGTCGACGGCGGGATGACCGATAACCCGCGCCCGGCGCTGTACGGCGCGCGCCACCTCCCCGAGGTGCTGGCCGCCGCCGCGCTCGGCCCCGACGAGCCGGCCACGCTGGTCGGCCGCTCGTGCGAGAACGACGAGATGGGCGACTACGTCTTGCCGCGCGACCTCGCCGCCGGCGATCTGCTCGCGCTGCGCATCACCGGCGCCTACACCTACAGCATGGCGAGCAACTACAACCGGTTCGGCCGGCCCCCGGTCGTTTTCGTCCGCGACGGAAATCACCGCCGCGTCGTCCGCGGGGAACGTGCGGACGACGTGTTGCGGCTCGATCTGTTCTAG
- the mreC gene encoding rod shape-determining protein MreC encodes MVPIFTYRDERKLFAVIGAIIVAALIALLQLDFARAGRPSPLTITVTSISTYLQLALSAVADGVRNGWQTAVHTPGLAADNARLRAENVSLRARNDELQEELARVPAADDLATARLAHPNGIAATVIGYDPEATLQALTIDRGGKDGVQRDDGVMTGDGVVGRVVEVDPLSSKVLLVTDPTSKLPAVVQRGRWWSIAVGTATHVKLQYISQDAKLRVGDRVVTGEGRSFHAGVLIGRIRELDPVPAGALDQTAVVQPAVNLTALSRVLVLPHDVSQR; translated from the coding sequence GTGGTACCAATCTTTACGTATCGGGATGAGAGAAAGCTATTCGCGGTAATCGGAGCGATCATCGTCGCCGCGCTGATCGCACTGCTGCAACTCGACTTCGCTCGCGCCGGACGTCCCTCACCGCTCACCATCACCGTCACCTCGATCAGCACGTACCTGCAGCTCGCCCTCTCCGCCGTCGCTGACGGCGTGCGCAACGGCTGGCAGACGGCCGTGCACACGCCCGGGCTCGCGGCCGACAACGCTCGGCTGCGCGCGGAGAACGTCTCGCTGCGCGCACGCAACGACGAGCTGCAAGAAGAGCTGGCCCGCGTTCCGGCCGCCGACGATCTCGCCACCGCCCGGCTCGCGCATCCGAACGGCATCGCCGCGACGGTGATCGGCTACGATCCCGAGGCGACGCTGCAGGCGCTGACGATCGATCGCGGCGGCAAGGACGGCGTGCAGCGCGACGACGGCGTCATGACCGGGGACGGCGTCGTCGGCCGCGTCGTCGAGGTCGACCCGCTCTCGTCGAAGGTGCTGCTGGTGACGGACCCCACCTCGAAGCTGCCGGCGGTCGTGCAGCGCGGGCGCTGGTGGTCGATCGCCGTGGGCACCGCGACGCACGTCAAGCTGCAGTACATCTCGCAGGACGCCAAGCTGCGCGTCGGCGACCGCGTCGTCACCGGCGAAGGCCGCTCGTTCCACGCCGGCGTGCTGATCGGCCGCATCCGCGAGCTCGATCCCGTCCCCGCCGGCGCGCTCGACCAGACCGCCGTCGTCCAACCCGCCGTGAACCTCACCGCACTCTCCCGTGTCCTCGTTCTCCCGCACGACGTATCGCAGCGTTGA
- a CDS encoding rod shape-determining protein, translated as MSLLGTFRATFSPDIGIDLGTANTVVYSHDEGILVSEPSVVAYRTSDDTILAIGQAAKELDGRAPGRVRVVRPLRGGTISDFRGAHALVKTLVDRALSSRSRLAPRVIACVPGCATDIECKAVEEAIRAAGPRTTTFVPQAVAAAVGAGLDITGTRPSMVIDIGGGTTEIAVLTLSGVVAMHSLKIGGDTLDAAIAARLRAEYFGIGPLTAERLKIERGYAGRAPGREPAIAAGTDLAGLRPGKRFVDESLIGEAMRDGIDKIARAAWSILEATPPDLAGELLEVGIVLTGGGALIPGLAGEIGARTNVPTTVADDPLGCVARGAGEILASPGLLERLRPHADRLTRWYQSLRIGMRESYSR; from the coding sequence ATGAGTCTGCTGGGAACGTTCCGGGCGACCTTCAGTCCCGACATCGGCATCGATCTCGGGACGGCGAACACCGTTGTCTACTCGCACGACGAGGGGATCCTCGTGAGCGAGCCGTCGGTGGTCGCGTACCGGACCAGCGACGACACGATCCTCGCCATCGGCCAAGCCGCCAAGGAGCTCGACGGCCGGGCCCCCGGGCGGGTTCGGGTCGTGCGGCCGCTGCGCGGCGGGACCATCTCCGACTTCCGCGGCGCCCACGCGTTGGTCAAGACGCTGGTCGACCGGGCGCTCAGCTCGCGTTCGCGGCTGGCGCCGCGCGTGATCGCCTGCGTGCCGGGCTGTGCGACCGACATCGAGTGCAAGGCCGTCGAGGAAGCGATCCGCGCCGCCGGTCCGCGCACCACGACCTTCGTGCCGCAGGCGGTCGCCGCCGCGGTCGGGGCCGGCCTCGACATCACGGGGACGCGCCCCTCGATGGTCATCGACATCGGCGGCGGCACGACCGAGATCGCGGTCCTCACCCTGAGCGGCGTCGTCGCGATGCACTCCCTCAAGATCGGCGGCGACACGCTGGACGCCGCGATCGCGGCGCGGCTGCGCGCCGAGTACTTCGGGATCGGACCGCTGACGGCTGAGCGCCTCAAGATCGAACGCGGCTACGCCGGGCGCGCGCCCGGCCGCGAGCCGGCCATCGCCGCCGGAACCGATCTGGCCGGGCTGCGCCCGGGCAAACGGTTCGTCGACGAGTCGCTGATCGGCGAAGCGATGCGGGACGGCATCGACAAGATCGCCCGCGCCGCTTGGTCGATCCTGGAAGCGACGCCGCCGGACTTGGCGGGCGAGCTGCTCGAAGTCGGCATCGTGCTGACCGGCGGCGGCGCGCTGATCCCCGGCCTCGCAGGCGAGATCGGCGCACGCACGAACGTGCCGACGACGGTCGCGGATGATCCGCTCGGCTGCGTCGCACGCGGAGCCGGCGAGATCCTCGCGTCGCCCGGTTTGCTCGAACGGCTGCGGCCGCACGCCGACCGGTTGACGAGGTGGTACCAATCTTTACGTATCGGGATGAGAGAAAGCTATTCGCGGTAA
- the nadD gene encoding nicotinate-nucleotide adenylyltransferase: protein MKLGIFGGSFDPVHNGHLFVAEAVREAAGLDRVLFVPTREGKHYRNGAMSATTAQRTEMIRLAIAANVTFGIDESDLDHDASGYTADLLPRLQARYPEATLTFVVGGDSLVRSQWQRLDEVVDAVEAFVVAPRGEVTETDLDRALSELDPARRAKIRMLDLPLVAESATLIRARLAEGKSVRYLVPETVYRYIGERGLYRS from the coding sequence TTGAAACTTGGCATTTTCGGCGGGTCGTTCGATCCGGTGCACAACGGGCATCTGTTCGTCGCGGAAGCGGTTCGTGAGGCGGCGGGACTCGATCGCGTCTTGTTCGTGCCGACGCGCGAAGGGAAGCACTACCGCAACGGTGCGATGAGCGCGACGACCGCGCAGCGCACCGAGATGATTCGCCTGGCGATCGCGGCCAACGTCACGTTCGGGATCGACGAGAGCGACCTCGATCACGACGCCAGCGGCTACACCGCCGATCTGCTGCCGCGCCTGCAGGCGCGCTATCCCGAGGCGACGCTGACCTTCGTCGTCGGCGGCGACTCGCTGGTGCGCTCGCAATGGCAGCGGCTCGACGAGGTCGTCGACGCGGTCGAAGCGTTCGTCGTCGCGCCGCGCGGCGAGGTCACCGAGACCGACCTCGACCGCGCCCTGAGCGAGCTCGACCCCGCCCGGCGCGCCAAGATCCGGATGCTCGACCTGCCGCTGGTCGCCGAGTCGGCGACGCTGATTCGCGCGCGGCTCGCCGAAGGGAAGAGCGTGCGCTATCTGGTGCCCGAGACGGTCTATCGCTACATCGGCGAACGGGGGTTGTACCGGTCGTGA
- the mrdA gene encoding penicillin-binding protein 2, with amino-acid sequence MSSGTLPAGERAFPRVVAFVLVLVLALIALIVRLVQVQLLQGEVYADKARANQIEVVPVAAPRGLIVDRTGKVLVRSRPSFVCALIPSQVTNVDGTLRALAGVLGIPEDTLRHRLFHHHDINYTSFDQIQVGEPNGPVILADDLTPAQMARLAEAQNDLQGVDMEEQPVRNYPYGKEGAHLFGYVGVIDEEEYAQRKRDGYSPNDVVGKDGLERAYDTWLHGRAGGGQIEVNASGALVRRLKPLDPIPGDTLVTTIDWRLQTLVEDNLRAELKKWGALRHERLAGAVVVLDPYTGAVLAMASMPEFNPNAFATPIDPKTYNALLRDKLNPLYDRAIGAASPTGSTFKMVTGSGAISSGVIKPHQILYDTGYWNCYGNVFRDLAAGGLGNVGFEKALAASSDGYFYQVGYRLGNDRLRYWATQYGLGSRLGIDLPGEYPGNWPTEAWMEATFGKGYHLEKSDACQLAIGQGAMQATPLQIADVAATVVNGGTLYRPHIVEEIRSPRGHVLRTFDHEIIRKVPVTQESLREVRAGMSQVTQPWGTAYGLAIPGMPFSGKTGTAETGGGKGANTTWFVAWAPSSHPKFVMAVYMEKSGGYGANVAAPIAQHVIAGYYHIKIPPI; translated from the coding sequence GTGAGCAGCGGCACGCTCCCCGCCGGCGAGCGCGCGTTCCCGCGCGTGGTCGCCTTCGTGCTGGTGCTCGTTCTCGCGCTGATCGCGCTGATCGTGCGCTTGGTCCAAGTCCAACTGCTGCAAGGCGAGGTCTACGCCGACAAGGCGCGCGCCAACCAAATCGAGGTCGTTCCGGTCGCCGCGCCGCGTGGCCTGATCGTCGATCGTACCGGCAAGGTGCTGGTCCGCTCGCGGCCCTCGTTCGTCTGCGCCCTGATCCCCTCGCAGGTCACCAACGTCGACGGCACGCTGCGCGCGCTCGCCGGCGTGCTCGGGATCCCCGAAGACACGCTGCGCCATCGCCTCTTCCACCACCACGACATCAACTACACCAGCTTCGACCAGATCCAAGTCGGCGAACCCAACGGGCCGGTGATCCTCGCCGACGACCTCACGCCCGCGCAGATGGCGCGCCTGGCGGAAGCGCAGAACGACCTGCAAGGCGTCGACATGGAAGAGCAGCCGGTGCGCAACTATCCGTACGGCAAAGAGGGCGCGCACCTGTTCGGCTACGTCGGCGTCATCGACGAAGAGGAGTACGCGCAGCGCAAGCGCGACGGCTACTCGCCCAACGACGTCGTCGGCAAGGACGGTCTCGAGCGCGCCTACGACACCTGGCTGCACGGCCGCGCCGGCGGCGGCCAGATCGAAGTCAACGCGTCGGGTGCCCTCGTGCGCCGCCTCAAACCGCTCGATCCCATCCCGGGCGACACGCTGGTCACCACCATCGATTGGCGCCTGCAAACGCTGGTCGAAGACAATCTGCGCGCCGAGCTCAAAAAGTGGGGCGCCCTGCGCCACGAGCGGCTCGCTGGCGCGGTCGTCGTGCTCGACCCCTACACCGGCGCCGTCCTCGCGATGGCGTCGATGCCCGAGTTCAACCCCAACGCCTTCGCCACGCCGATCGATCCCAAAACCTACAACGCGCTGCTGCGCGACAAGCTCAACCCGCTCTACGACCGCGCCATCGGCGCCGCCTCACCGACCGGCTCGACCTTCAAGATGGTCACCGGCTCGGGCGCGATCAGCAGCGGCGTCATCAAGCCGCATCAGATCCTCTACGACACCGGCTACTGGAATTGCTACGGCAACGTCTTCCGCGACCTGGCCGCCGGCGGATTGGGCAACGTCGGCTTCGAGAAAGCGCTGGCGGCTTCGTCCGACGGCTACTTCTACCAAGTCGGCTATCGCCTGGGCAACGATCGTCTGCGCTATTGGGCCACCCAGTACGGTCTCGGCTCGCGGCTGGGGATCGATCTGCCCGGCGAGTACCCCGGCAACTGGCCGACCGAAGCCTGGATGGAAGCCACCTTCGGCAAAGGCTACCATCTCGAAAAAAGCGACGCGTGCCAACTCGCCATCGGCCAAGGCGCGATGCAAGCGACGCCGCTGCAAATCGCCGACGTCGCCGCCACCGTCGTCAACGGCGGCACGCTCTACCGTCCGCACATCGTCGAGGAGATCCGCTCACCGCGCGGACACGTGCTGCGCACCTTCGATCACGAGATCATCCGCAAGGTCCCGGTCACCCAGGAATCGCTGCGCGAAGTGCGCGCCGGCATGTCGCAGGTCACCCAGCCGTGGGGCACTGCCTACGGCCTCGCTATCCCCGGTATGCCGTTCTCCGGCAAAACCGGCACCGCCGAAACCGGCGGCGGCAAAGGCGCCAACACGACGTGGTTCGTCGCTTGGGCGCCCTCGAGTCATCCCAAGTTCGTCATGGCGGTGTACATGGAAAAATCGGGCGGCTATGGGGCGAACGTTGCGGCGCCGATTGCGCAGCATGTCATTGCCGGGTATTACCATATCAAGATTCCGCCGATTTAG